A window from Deltaproteobacteria bacterium RIFCSPHIGHO2_02_FULL_44_16 encodes these proteins:
- a CDS encoding cystathionine beta-lyase produces the protein MKKSYTLETAVIHAGERETSYEGEVTLPIFQSSAYEYNDAQQGDTKYIRRSNLPNHEVLHHKLAALEHAEAALVFSSGMAAITTALLATLKHGDHLLAHQSLYGGTMNFFQKHAASFGISCDFIDATDPTHWKKKIKPNTKAIYIETITNPLMEVPHLKAVVDFAREHNLISMTDNTFATPINFRPAELGFDVSLHSATKYLNGHSDLIAGAAIGKKQYITAMLQTMHYLGAALDPHACFLLHRGLKTLAIRMKQHHQNAKQLAEMLSQHPKVKTVSYPGLTTHPQHHFAREFLDGFSGMLSFEIDGDATHTESFFQKLNLDTKAVSLGGVETLLCCPAKTSHAAMGYEERMKAGVSDTLIRVSVGIESAHDLLEDFKQALA, from the coding sequence ATGAAAAAATCTTACACACTTGAAACTGCCGTCATTCATGCTGGCGAAAGGGAAACATCTTATGAGGGTGAAGTAACGCTGCCGATTTTTCAATCATCTGCTTATGAATATAATGATGCGCAACAAGGGGATACAAAATACATCCGAAGATCGAATCTCCCGAATCATGAAGTACTTCATCACAAACTTGCAGCGCTTGAACATGCTGAAGCAGCCCTTGTCTTTTCCAGTGGCATGGCCGCGATTACCACAGCGCTCCTTGCGACCCTCAAACATGGAGACCACCTCTTAGCCCATCAATCGCTCTATGGCGGCACCATGAATTTTTTCCAGAAACACGCTGCTTCGTTTGGCATCAGCTGTGATTTTATTGATGCAACTGATCCCACACACTGGAAGAAAAAAATAAAACCAAATACAAAAGCAATCTATATTGAAACGATTACTAATCCGCTTATGGAAGTTCCTCATCTCAAAGCTGTTGTCGATTTTGCTCGCGAACATAATTTGATCTCAATGACAGACAACACGTTTGCAACTCCGATCAACTTTCGTCCTGCTGAACTTGGATTTGATGTCTCACTCCATAGCGCTACAAAATATTTGAATGGACATTCGGATCTCATCGCTGGCGCTGCCATCGGGAAAAAACAGTACATCACAGCAATGCTTCAAACCATGCACTATCTTGGCGCAGCGCTCGATCCCCACGCCTGTTTTTTGCTCCACCGTGGTCTCAAAACATTAGCGATTCGCATGAAGCAACATCATCAGAATGCGAAGCAACTTGCTGAAATGCTTTCGCAGCATCCCAAGGTCAAAACTGTTTCATATCCAGGTCTCACCACGCATCCACAACATCATTTCGCGCGGGAGTTTCTGGATGGCTTTAGCGGCATGCTCAGTTTTGAAATCGACGGCGATGCAACACACACCGAGAGTTTTTTTCAGAAACTGAATCTCGACACCAAAGCGGTGAGCCTTGGTGGCGTGGAAACATTACTCTGTTGCCCTGCAAAAACTTCGCATGCTGCCATGGGTTACGAAGAACGTATGAAAGCTGGTGTCTCTGATACACTCATCCGCGTTTCTGTGGGGATCGAATCAGCACATGATTTACTTGAAGATTTCAAACAAGCGCTTGCATAG